Sequence from the Marinilabiliales bacterium genome:
CTATCACCGGACTGAAACCGAAGCCGAAAAGGCAGCCAGGATGGCCTGGTGGGATGATGCCAAATTCGGGATGTTCATACATTGGGGACTTTATGCTGTCCCGGCAGGGGAGTACAAGGGGGAAAAAGTTGATGGTATCGGAGAATGGATCATGAACAGCCTGAATATTCCAATTGCCGAATACGAGCAGTTCGCTACACAGTTCAACCCTGTTAAATATGATGCCGAAGAATGGGTCAGCCTGGCAAGGCGGGCAGGAATGAAATATATTATCATCACCTCAAAGCATCATGATGGTTTCTGTCTCTGGGATTCAAGGGTGACAACATGGGATGTGATCGATGCCACGCCATTTGGCCGCGATATAATTAAGGAGCTGGCAGACGCATGCGAAAAGGAAGGGATAAGGCTTGGCTTTTATCATTCGATAATGGACTGGCACCATCCAGATGCACAGGCTATCTGGGAGCCAGAATACAACCAGTGGAGAACCTCCGAAAATATCAACCCGAATTTTCCACGATACCTTGAAGATTATATGAAGCCGCAATTAAAAGAACTGCTTACCGGTTATGGCGATATTGGTGTTTTATGGTTTGACGGGGAGTGGATTCCCGACTACACTACTGAAATGGGGAAAGAGGTATACAACTACTTGCGTAACATCAACCCCGATCTTATTGTCAATAATCGTGTTGACAAAGGTCGTCAGGGCATGGCAGGTATGGATGCAGAAGGCGATTTTGCAGGCGATTTCGGTACGCCAGAACAGGAAATCCCGGCAACCGGAATGCCCGGGGTTCGGTGGGAGTCGTGCATGACCATGAATGACACATGGGGGTATAAGCATTTTGACCATAACTGGAAATCGGAAGAGACCCTCATACATAACCTTATTGATATTGTTTCAAAGGGGGGTAATTTCCTGCTGAATGTAGGACCTACCGCCGAAGGGCTTATCCCTGCCCCGAGTGTGGAAAGGCTGGAGGCTATGGGGCGTTGGCTGGAAGTCAACGGGGTGGCCATTTACGGCACAGATCCCAGCCCTTTTGAAAGGCCTGACTGGGGTAGGTACACCGCAAAGAACAACATTATCTATGCCCATGTGTTCGATTGGCCCGAAGGGGGGCTGCTGAACATTCCCGAGCTTACAGTAGCCGGTAAGGTATGGCTTCTGGCGGACCCAGACAGGTCAGCGGTCACAGTAACCTCTTCAAACGGCGGTATCGCCCTTCAGCTTCCTGAAGCTGCACCCGACAGCATTGCCACAGTAGTTGCAATTGAAAGATAATTAAAAGCTGACCACCGAAAAAGTTTCTTATTGCCCGAACTTTTATGGCCAGATAAGCTCTGCAATTAGTTAAATGAGAAGATGATTGAATTCACACCCATAGGGATTATTCACAGTCCGCACAGGAAGCTTGAAAACATGCCTATTCAACCGGCAGGTTCGGCCGGGGTGAAAGGAACTGTGCAATTATTCGATGAGTATCGTTCAGGATTGAAGGACCTTGAAGGATTCTCGCATATAATATTGCTGTACCATTTCCACCGAAGCCAGGGTTTCAACCTCAATGTAGTACCCTTCATGGATACTGTGCCCAGGGGAGTTTTTGCGACCCGGGCACCAAAACGGCCTAATCCTATAGGCCTGTCAATTGTGCAGCTCGACAATATTGAAGATGGTATGCTGGAGATCAGTAACGTGGATATTCTTGACGGAACACCGCTTCTGGACATCAAGCCATATGTTCCCGAATTCGATGCATATGAGAAGGTCCGCACAGGCTGGCTTGAGAAAAAGAGTAAATCCATCAAAGGCCGGAAGTCAGATGACCGGTTTGGATAGGTTCGCAAACAGTTTTACCGGCAGGCGCGTCGAAAACCTGAAACTATGGAAAACCTGATTATTGAACAAAGAGGGCAGTTTATATTCAGGAGAGTGCTTGGCGCTTTAATGATTGCCCTGGCGGTTGTTTCCCTTATCGCAGACTTTGGATCTCTTGAAACAATGGACGTGGTTAGAGTTCTGTTTTTTCTGTGTTTTGGCGTTTTCTTCTTTACTCCTTTTATGGGTTCTGTTAGTTCAAAAGTGGAGATATTGAACGGCAGTTT
This genomic interval carries:
- a CDS encoding alpha-L-fucosidase is translated as MKKNYLIVAIAAAFFLSCCTSPQIDYHRTETEAEKAARMAWWDDAKFGMFIHWGLYAVPAGEYKGEKVDGIGEWIMNSLNIPIAEYEQFATQFNPVKYDAEEWVSLARRAGMKYIIITSKHHDGFCLWDSRVTTWDVIDATPFGRDIIKELADACEKEGIRLGFYHSIMDWHHPDAQAIWEPEYNQWRTSENINPNFPRYLEDYMKPQLKELLTGYGDIGVLWFDGEWIPDYTTEMGKEVYNYLRNINPDLIVNNRVDKGRQGMAGMDAEGDFAGDFGTPEQEIPATGMPGVRWESCMTMNDTWGYKHFDHNWKSEETLIHNLIDIVSKGGNFLLNVGPTAEGLIPAPSVERLEAMGRWLEVNGVAIYGTDPSPFERPDWGRYTAKNNIIYAHVFDWPEGGLLNIPELTVAGKVWLLADPDRSAVTVTSSNGGIALQLPEAAPDSIATVVAIER
- the tsaA gene encoding tRNA (N6-threonylcarbamoyladenosine(37)-N6)-methyltransferase TrmO, whose translation is MIEFTPIGIIHSPHRKLENMPIQPAGSAGVKGTVQLFDEYRSGLKDLEGFSHIILLYHFHRSQGFNLNVVPFMDTVPRGVFATRAPKRPNPIGLSIVQLDNIEDGMLEISNVDILDGTPLLDIKPYVPEFDAYEKVRTGWLEKKSKSIKGRKSDDRFG